The Bdellovibrio sp. NC01 genome includes the window ATCCTCTGGAGCAATCCTTGTCGCGGGGTGGAGCAGTCTGGTAGCTCGTCGGGCTCATAACCCGAAGGCCGTAGGTTCAAATCCTGCCCCCGCAACCAATTTTCTTCTTTTTTTCTCTCATAAAATTAAACACTTAAGAAAATCACGAATTGCTTATTCTCATAGCAAAAATCGCTGTTTTTTCTAAAAAGGTCCACCGATGGTCCACCAGTCTACGAACACGTCAGAATTTGATCGAAATTTACCGAACTAAACTTTTCGAATTTCTCGAAAAATATCATTCGAGTTCTCTTCTTCTTCCTTCAATAATCGAAGCCTGTTTGATTGTTCAGCCGGAACTAAAGATATCTCTGCGGCAACTTTCGATACAGCTTCAGAGAGCATGTGTGAATATTCCATCGTCGTAGTTATACTCGCATGCCCCGCTACATCCTTCACCGTCTTTAGATCAATCTTTTTACTCACCATAAACGTGATCGCTGTATGCCTAAGATCATGGAAGCGAATTCTTCGACCTCCCCATGTCATCAGATCCTGATTAAACCTTCTTGCGACGAAGTTCTCGTGACAAATAGCTTTTCCAGTTTCTGTACTAAAAAGAAGATCGTCCATTCCAAGTGCTCGGTCCATACACCAGACTCTCAACTCCTGAAGGAGATAATCGTTCGCTGGAACCACCCGAGCATTTTTACCTTTGGTATGAGTAAGTTTGAGCGACACTCGATTAAACTGACGCCAAACTGAAATCGTTCCACGCGTCTGATTAATATCTGAACGCTTAAGCCCCCAGATCTCTCCCGCACGCATTCCCGTATTAAGCGCAATCAAGTAAACGAGATAAATCCATCGATCCTTTGAGTGCCTTTGATACTTTAGGTTTATATGCAACAGAAACTGCCTCGCCTCATCCTCGCTCCAAAATTTCATCTCCACACTTTGTTTGGAGAACTTTTTGAAACCTACTGAAGGGTTAGACGGAATTCTTCTTTGCTTGACTGAGTAGTTTAATATCGCAACCAAAATTTCAGTTTTACGATTACAGGTAGCGACCGAAGATCCTCGACCTACAGTGTCCATCTGAAACTTAGTCAAAAACTGCGGAGTGAACTTTTTAATCTGAAGATTTCCGTAATTGATGTGGAATTCAGAAATAAATGCCTTTGCTTTGTTATAATGACCAGGAGAAAACCTTTCCTTATTTGAAGTAAGCCAATATTGCGCCTCCTCCAAAAAGTATTTGTTCTCAAATGTCACTGCCGCAAAAGGATCTATAACCAGAGTCTCCTTGCGCTTCCCGAAGTCTAACAGAAACTTCTCTGCATCAATCTTCTTCTCGAAACGCCTCTTAACTCTTCTTGATCCACGCCCGCTTTCACGAGCACGGACTTCCCAGCGAACTTCACCACTACTTGTTGTTACTTTTTTTACTGACATGAAGTTGTCCTTTCACTCACGGACTAAAAAGCCCGTTCTGCGATAAGATCCACTTTCGAAGAATGTCAGTTCGGATGAATAGTTTTCGATTCACCTTAACGAAAAGTTCTTCGGGTACTCCCCTTAACACTCCCCTATATTTCCAATCATAGATTGTCTTAATTGAAATATTGAGGAGATCACAAACTTCTCTAGGTGTTAGCAATGCCTTTAAATTTTCAAAGAGCCTAAATTCCCTGGAACTTGCTTCCAGAGCTTGAGTTGCGATCATCGTATTACCTCTTAATAGTTATTCAAATATTTTCTCGCGGACGACCATCCGCATGATTGAAAGAATTTAAGTCTCTTTTTTAGTTGCTACGATTTCACCTGACAGAAGTTTGCCTAGGAATTGGCTGCGGGTGAGTTTTCCGTGAGTCTTTTGATATTCTTCGTGGGCGATATTGAATCGGTCTTCTTCAGACAAAGAGTTTTCTTGCAAGAGAACCAAATGCTTTGGCTCAATTAATGTAAGTGCGAGTGCGATGATTTCGACGTCGCGGATTTTTCTTCCGTGTGGTTTCCTATTAGCTTTGGTGCTTAATCCTTCGAGTAGCTTTACAGTATTTAGATCAAGCTTCTTAATTCCGGATTTGGAGTCAGACGGTTTCTTTTCGGATGTTGGGTCTTTAACTGGCTTTGTTTTCTTAACTTCAATAGCTTCGGTCATTTGCTCTCCTTGGTTTAGGTAGTTCCATAACCCAGGAGAGCAATATTGCGTCATATTTTAAGTGGTGAACTTTTAGAATTCAGATTTCCACATCGGACATTTCGGTCCATTTCGTGTTTCCGCGGACCTCAGGTTATTTGACGTTCTCGACGGTAACTTCCGCTAGGGCACAATTACTCCAAAAATGAGGATACTTATTTGATTCAAGTCCAAAAATTTTCTTACCATTATGAACTAGGCCATCTTTTTGTGATTTTTCACATTCAACTTTAGAATCAAACGAAATTAGTCTCGAAGTATCGTTCTCGACGCTAGCCGATTCCGTATAGAACAGCAGATATTTCATTTTACCTTTTGCCGCTTGAGCGCTTGTAAAGGTTAATACCGTTAGAAAAATATATTTCATAAATCCCCCTGACCAAAACACTGAACTATAAACACGTTCTTGTCATATTTGTTTTTACGACTTAGACTTTTTCGTATGTCTAAGTTGTACTTTGTCGTCTTAGTTCTTGTTGGTTCTTTATTATCTTCATGTGGTGGCTCTGGTGGGTCTTCTTCGGGGTCAGAGACGATTTCGTGCAAGACACAGAGATCTGCACATACGGGATGCTGTTCATCGCATGGTGGATTTGGTAGCGGCTGTCAGTCCGGCGAAGCACGCTACACTTCCGGCGGTGCCCTAGTATGCAACGACGGCTCCATCAGCCCCTCATGCACTTATTCAACAATTCCAGTAGAAAATCTAATTCAAAAATATGAAAAAAGCCTAAATCAGCCTAATGAATAATATGTTCAAATATTTATTATTAATTCTCTTGGGTCTTCTTTGGTAAATTTTCAGAAATCACCACAGCGTCATTTTGGCGAGTACAATTACATTATAATATAAAAACATCGCCTTTATGGTTTCTTGCATAAATGGATACCACCCTTCGACGCTCTGGAGGGCCCTGGAGACATTAGATATGATTTTGAATTCTACCTGAATGCCAAAATGATTAAGACAAAAAATTCTTCAACCGTTCAATGATGTGTTTAATTAACAAATTAAATTTAACTTTATTTGGAAGACACTTTGAAATCGCCTTGAGATCTTGGGCAATTTTACTTTCCAGCTCCAAAAGTTCCGACTCAACCGTTCGCAAATCAACGCTTTTTAAGACGTTCTCGTGATTATTCTTAAAACCGGAAATGACAGTCACCCTATCCAAAGACTTTCTCAAAACTGTTTGAATTCGACGAGATTGCGCTTGAAATAAACTTATACTATCAGTCCTGAAAAGTTCACCAACGCGTAGACAATCTTCCATTTCCAATGAGTTAGCTTTTCTGAGATCAATAAGCTTTAAATATTGCCCGAGTTTAAAAAAGTTTTGTTCAAGAGCTTCTAGTCGCGCCTCTAATAAGTGCAATGCTCCTAATACTTTGAACTTTTGAGTTCTTTGTTCATCCAATATTCGGTTGATACGCGCATAAGCAAAGTCGAATGAATTGTCGTCTAGATACCCGTAAGTTGTCGTAGAAGTTTCTACGATTCGCTGATTCCAATTTTGCTTCACTGTAGATTTGACAACTTTTCTTCCTTTATCAAATACGTTCGCAAACCCCATAGCCATCGCAGTAAGATCCGTAAAGACTTCGCTCTCCTTACGTGGGTGACGCAAGGAGTACAGAAAAACATGCGACAACTCGTGCGCCACAATAGCGATAAAGGTTAAAGGCTCAAGCGACGCTTTGTCGGAGATTCCAATAGAAATTTGAAAATTTACCATTGAAGATGAACCAAACAACGGAAGGTCCGAAGGCAAAAATACTTTAGCGGCTACATTAGATGTTCCGTTGTTGTAAGAAGTACTGTTTCGCCAATACCTTTTATCTGCATTTTTCTCCAAATTTAAGTCGTAAAGATTCACTTTTATAGGCAATCGAAATGACTGAGCGATCAATGAAACCGCCTGTTCAATTTTATTTTCTAACAACAGGTGCGCAATTTGACCTTCATGAACAAACTCATTAAAGCCGAAGTCATCTGCCAATTCCTTTAATGCCTTTTCTACGAATTCTCTTGAGACTTTTTCCATATGCACTTTAAAAGCAATCCAGAGACCAAACAGATTCCAATATATGCGGTATGGTATTCCGGGAAATTTACAGACAGACAAATGACGGCTCATTCTCAATTTGAGACTAATCAAGGATTGATCAAAAATGGTTGGGTTCGCGGAGGAAGGATTTTGATTCCCACAGGCGTACTCATGAAGTACGTCGAGGACAGTCGAAAGCCTGACAACAAAGAAGACGGCCGTTTTTCATCAATCTGTAAGAAGGACTTGGAGAGTGCTGTACGGGGAGATAACCGTATACTCCGGAGCATTCCTAGATTTTTCAGCATATCTCTCAGCACTTTTATTCAAAGCACTCCCCAATGCCTTCTTACCAGAAGTATCGAGGGAAGGTTCGTCGACGTAATTGCCGTACATATTTTGTGATCTTGAGATGCTCGCGTCAGCGAAACCTGCAGCACCCGCTGCTAGGAATTCGGCTAAAAAGAATTTTCCTTCGTTTGTGTGATGTTCGCCTTCGACTAATGCATATCCAGAAATCGGATATGGGTCATGGTCTCTTGGGCTCACTAACTCTTTGAAGTTGATTGAGACTTTCTTTGAGTTCTTTTCTAGTGTTGCTTCACCAATAAGGACTGCGCCTTTTAGCCTTCCGGAAGTTACGACTACTCTTGCTGGGATTTTAGAATCTGGAAATGCAGTGATTTCTTCTCTGATTTCAGCTTCTAAAACATCGACTGGCTTCACACCTTTGATTTTTGCTATCAGCTTTTCTTTAGGCGTGATTTCACTCGAATCTTCTACTCGATAATTCGATTGAACTAAAATTTCGCTGTCGAGGTTCCCCAGCTGCGCTGAGGATGCAGAAGTGCGGAGCACTGGAGCTGGACTGCGCCCATGAATAACTTTTGATGGCGTCACAGTTGGTGACACGATTTCTTTTGGAGCGGTCACAGTCTGCACTGGCGCCTTGTAGAGTGACTCTCGCGCAAATGCGATCGACGTCAGAAAAATTATGATACTCACTACTCGCCTCCTAATTTTACTGACTCTATTAGTTTTGCATTAGTTTCTGATCGCCGCGTATTGCTTTCAGCAAGCCCTGTGGGCTGCGTGGCCATGGCGGGCGATCCGTAACTACCCCTGATCAAGACGTAGTCTTGATGCGAATTCCGAGAAGGAATTAGATCAAACACATACACGCGCTTCTCTATCCTTACGATCATGTTTGTTGGTTCGGCGTTTTGGTATTTTAGGCGAAGTGTGATTTCTTTTGGGTTTGATGGTGAGATTTCGGCTTTGATGGAATTATTGTTCCCGACCTTCACTCCCCATACTGGAGCCGTAAATTCAACAGTTGAAACCAATCCAGCATGAAGATAAATTTTCTTCACTTGGGATAAGTCTTTGTTTATTGCACTAATGCGATTTACTGCGCTTGCTCTAGAAATTTCGATGAGAAGTAAAATTGGCAAAATCAAGGCGCGAAGAAATGAGACGCGGAGGCTTACTGAAGGTAAGTAGCACAAGCCGACTGCCCGAGCAACGCCGAGTTTGGCATTTTGACAAGCATCAAATAGCAGCATCAGTGATGCTAGTAATTTCATAACCATACGCGTTCGCTTCTGTTCGCTCAGTTTTACGATACTCGATATTCACCTTTAACTTTACTTGCTGGTCATTCATTCTGGCTTTGATCTTTAAAAGCAAAATCGCTTCAATCTTGAAGTTATCCACTCGATCAATGGAAAGAATCTCCACCGATTGACTTAACGGTGTCTTCTTTAAGTTTGCTCCTATCTGAGTGATCTTTTCGCGCTCTTCTTGCCAAAGTTCTTCACTGAACAAATCTGTAGCTAGCCGCATTCGTTCATTGTAGTTGACGTCGTTATAACCGTAATAAAGCTCAAAGAAGTTCTTAAAGAAGACTTTTAGTTCGTTTTGAATTAGTCGGTCTGATTGATTGGCAATAAGACGAGTTCCTGCTTCATCCATACCGATGACGATGATTTTTTCTTTTTTGCTTAGTCCCCAGGCGATACTTAAGAGTGCGCATACGCCTAAAGAGATAAGTGCAATCCAGTGTTTTATCTCTTCGCGCATTAATTTGCTTTTATAGATGAGCTTAATCATTTACTGCTACCTCTGTCTTTCGAAGCTGACGTGCTCACAAACTTATTGAAGGCTTTTACTTTCATGTAAGTGCCCGTTGAAACACCCACAATAGTTCCAAGCGCTCCGAGGGCGCTTGCTGCTGAGAAAGATGAGAAAAGAGAAATGCAAAATATGGGTGATAGAAATTGGAAGAACTTAATGAGACTCCAGTACACCACTGTCCGAAATGGGGACTCAAAGAACTTAGGCCACATGCTAGCTCCTAGCGTTCCAAGTAAATTCCAGAGTATCGGCCACATTGATGTGGCGAAGAGAATTTTAAAATAGGTACCTATGCCGCTTGATAATTTTAGAATGGTTGAACTAAAGATAACGATTGGAGCGATTGCAAGTAAAAGCCCTATCATGATGGAGTAGCAGCTTTGCACAATGACGATAAGACTTATGTCACCGATCTTCTCCCATATTTGCATAATCACGTAGTCGCCTGACATGTATTCAAAGAACTTTTCAGAAGCTTCGTTGACTCCGGACATTTCCGGAGATCCGACTTTTGCGGCTATCTGGATCACAGTCTGCATGAGAAGTTTTACGAGCATTGGAAAAACATTTATAAGAGCGAAATACGCAATGACATCTTGAAAAAGACTTGCGTAGGCATCGACTCCTCTAAAGGTTACCTGATAAAAGACGGCACGCATAAGAAAACACACGGCAACTGATCCCGTGACCACCACTGAGACTTTAGAAAAAAGTTCTAGAGATCTTTCAAGAAGAAGTGAGTTGATTGGATCAAACGGGTTCACAGAATGCTTCCTTGAAATTCTGATCTCCTTCTACTCGATCCTTCTTCTTCTCTGATGGTTTCAAGGAAGTAGCTTCTGCGGTATCTAATTTCATTTTCGCGGATTGACTGCATGTACATGGATCTGCGCATTCTTTGTAGTTCGTCTAAGATCATGCCGTTTATTTTAAGTTGTTGAACGGAGTTCGCGATCATTCCGGCGCGCGGACGAAGTCCTGTTATTTCTGCGATACGTTTAGAGGCTGCGATCATGTTTTTAATTGCACGCAATTTTGCAGCCATAGAGTTTGCGCGTGTGAGATCTTCAGAAATCGCCGTGCGAATTTCTTCACGTGAGTATCTAAGGTCTCGAACTTTAGAGTTCAGATTTTCAAGATCAGTGACAGCTTTTTGTACTTCCGCTTCACTTGACGGTTCAATATCCAGTTCTTGCATGAGGTCCGTCAGCGCAAACCCCACATCAATCGCCTCATCTGCCCCACCTATTCCACCAAGTATCCCCCCGAGGGAAGAGAGGCCGTGGGATAAAGTAGTTGGGTCAAAGGCGAAGGCTTTTGCTCCCGACAGTGCAACGGTTAGACTCACGGCCGAACAAATGCGGATCCACCAACAGCGGATGGATAACTGCTTTTCGAACTTATCTGAATCAATTAACATCGCTACCTCGGAGTCTGCTTGAGCAAATTCCAGGCCGATGTAGTTGATCATAGAAGTGATTTAACCTCCGAAATCACAAAAGCAATCAACATAAGAACAACAAGATTTTGTTGAGAGCGGATACGATTGAATGTAACTTTATAAAAACCAGGGGATTGGATAGTTCGATGCCATTTTGTTTAACATTCATAGCTTTTTTATTATGTTCGACGTTAGGTTTCGCAGAGTCGCCAAAACTTGAAGATAACTTAATACCTTTAGGTAATTCATTTAGCCAGATCGCTGGAACCACAGTCGCTAATTGGATTAGGGGGGACCAAGCCCCAATGCCTCGCCTTTTAGATAACGTAAATAGCTTAATAAATCAGTGGACGCACGCAGCTACGACGCCGATGGAGGCGCAATATTTAAAAGAGATAACGGAAGGAAAGACACCCCAGATTTCTACGTTCTTACTAGGCCAAGCCCGAGAACATCTGAGATTTACTACTCAGCTCGGTATCGAATCAAAGTCATTAAATAAGTATATAGATCAAATTCAGAACTCCAATTATATGCACCGATGCGAGATTGAGGTTACTGATGTTTGCAACAACAACACCGCCCTACTGTTCGGTGTGTACACTTCTGTAAAGCGAATTACATGGATGGGGGTTTTATCAAATCCTGCAGAAGTTGACGCGATATTATCTCGACTAACGTTATTACTTTTACATCAAAAAACTTCGAACGAAAAAAGAGGACTCATATTTTTGCTATATTATCTTCACTCCAATGAATCTAATTTTTTGGAGAATTTTAGAATATTAAAAGATGGAAGCAAGAGCGAAGGCCCTATCGACACCACATATTTAAATTCGCAATTTTCAGCCTCCCATCCTTTCGCAAATACGAATAGCTGGCGCATTTTGAGTGCCATTCTTAAAAACCTATCGAAGAACAAAGCCGATGCTGATGACGCCCTGGCACAAAGTACAATAGAAAGAATGACCAAACTCATTGAGCCCAGCCTTAATGAAATGGAATACTGGAAAAAAAATAATCTAGTATCTTATAACGGGCTCAACAGTTCAGAGCTATACGTGGACATCGAATTGATGGCCGAATACCTCAGATTTCGTGGTCAACTAACTAAAGCAGAGAGCCTTCGGATAATTCAAGGCAATCTTCGATCAACTCAGTCGGAGTTAATAAATAGTCCAACCGAACGATTTTTTTATAAATTATTTTGGGGATTTCCAACAGATT containing:
- a CDS encoding helix-turn-helix domain-containing protein; this encodes MIATQALEASSREFRLFENLKALLTPREVCDLLNISIKTIYDWKYRGVLRGVPEELFVKVNRKLFIRTDILRKWILSQNGLFSP
- a CDS encoding site-specific integrase → MSVKKVTTSSGEVRWEVRARESGRGSRRVKRRFEKKIDAEKFLLDFGKRKETLVIDPFAAVTFENKYFLEEAQYWLTSNKERFSPGHYNKAKAFISEFHINYGNLQIKKFTPQFLTKFQMDTVGRGSSVATCNRKTEILVAILNYSVKQRRIPSNPSVGFKKFSKQSVEMKFWSEDEARQFLLHINLKYQRHSKDRWIYLVYLIALNTGMRAGEIWGLKRSDINQTRGTISVWRQFNRVSLKLTHTKGKNARVVPANDYLLQELRVWCMDRALGMDDLLFSTETGKAICHENFVARRFNQDLMTWGGRRIRFHDLRHTAITFMVSKKIDLKTVKDVAGHASITTTMEYSHMLSEAVSKVAAEISLVPAEQSNRLRLLKEEEENSNDIFREIRKV